From Nicotiana tabacum cultivar K326 chromosome 22, ASM71507v2, whole genome shotgun sequence, one genomic window encodes:
- the LOC107797003 gene encoding E3 ubiquitin-protein ligase RSL1-like produces the protein MAKESALDLSCDDFYLSLLFDEIEDEENFSISDEKYAEELQFQEVLMASTSIQNSTSSPALSLREAEESDEEGESSLSFCEICAERKESDEMFTIETCSHIFCTDCISKHVATKIQENIHAVTCPGVACRGILDFETCSSTMPKEVLSRWDEVLCESLILASQKFYCPYKDCSAMLVNDSDEIIRESECPSCWRLFCAQCNVPWHSGVECEEFQRLNADERDREDLMVRELAKAKHWGRCPHCKFFVEKTEGCLHMTCRCGSQFCYKCGVTWTIHHAC, from the coding sequence ATGGCAAAAGAATCCGCTCTTGATCTTTCTTGTGATGATTTTTACTTATCATTACTTTTCGATGAAATCGAAGACGAGGAAAACTTCTCAATATCAGATGAGAAGTATGCTGAAGAACTCCAGTTTCAAGAAGTATTAATGGCTTCAACTTCTATTCAAAACTCAACCAGTTCCCCTGCATTATCACTACGCGAAGCAGAAGAGAGTGATGAAGAAGGAGAATCGTCGTTAAGTTTCTGCGAAATATGTGCAGAAAGGAAAGAAAGTGATGAAATGTTCACAATAGAAACCTGCAGCCACATTTTTTGTACTGATTGCATTAGCAAACATGTAGCAACTAAAATCCAGGAAAATATTCATGCTGTAACATGTCCAGGTGTGGCTTGTAGGGGAATTCTTGATTTCGAAACATGTAGTTCTACTATGCCAAAAGAAGTACTTTCTAGATGGGACGAAGTGTTATGTGAATCATTAATTCTTGCTTCACAAAAATTCTACTGTCCTTACAAAGATTGTTCAGCTATGCTTGTGAATGATTCGGACGAAATTATTAGGGAATCGGAGTGTCCGAGTTGCTGGAGATTGTTCTGCGCACAATGTAACGTGCCGTGGCATAGTGGAGTTGAATGTGAAGAGTTTCAGCGGCTGAATGCAGATGAAAGAGACAGAGAAGATCTTATGGTGAGGGAACTTGCAAAGGCGAAACATTGGGGTAGATGTCCTCATTGCAAATTCTTTGTGGAAAAGACAGAGGGATGTTTACATATGACTTGTAGGTGTGGATCACAATTTTGCTATAAATGTGGAGTGACTTGGACAATACATCATGCTTGTTAA